tttgttgaagaAAACACATTCACAGCTTAAAACTTTATAAAACCAACTTAGGCTTTGCAGTTCGAGTAAATTCTCGATacttttcaattattcaaaagTTGGTTTAGTCTCTTAGCGGTGGTTCCTCTGCGAACTAAGGACTGTATTCAGTATCGTTAAAAACTTTCCCTGTTAAGCTGTAAGGTGAAAGCTAAACTGTACTGGGAAGTTACTCAACGACGTTCATGGTTAGGTGatcttgatttgatttaatccgtcagtgaaaaaataaaaacaaaacagtttcGAGATGAGAGAATCGTGATGCTAATTTCGTTTGTTCATGGAAGACTAACCTCAAGCGATTTCGACGCTTAGCTTAATTGGAGACACCTGATCGTTGGAGCGCAagtatttgaatttatttactgTTATTTCTAGAAGTTAATCAATCAAATATCTGTTAATCGGATTAATTAGTGGTGTATTTATTACTGAAGATCATTCGTCTCGTCAGAATGGTGATACGACCAAAGTCAGATTCCATGAGCGCCGTCATAAGTAGTAAGTCAATTTCAATTACCATTAACAGATAACCACATTCAGGCTGGCCTCCATTAATAAgttttcatcatttattttgtctcCGAAATATTTACCCACCAATGCAACGATTTCCATTTAATCTCTCAATCTACATAACGAATGGAACCCcctgaaatttattatttgcgTCGTAGTTAGGTTTGCTTCATTATACGGTACATTTAGTGTTCATTGCCTACTTTACTATAAATACATCGATAACGTTAGGATTGTACTAAAAATTCCTGGGAAAAACACGCTTCAATTGTGCAAGGTTATTCAGAATGTAGTACAGTATAATGGAATAATTTAACCCGGGTAAATAATGGAACATCGATGCGCAAGTAGACGGACTAGATGTTGTAGCCAAACTCAACATGTATGCATTGAATGCGAAATGTCCTTTCTCCGCTCTCAACATTTTCCGATCTGTTTAGGCTAATACATTGTTATGCGTATTCCATTTGCAtgtagaacaaaaaagaaagctaTACGTTTGAATAACTCAATTGCTGAGCTTCATTGCCCGCGTCATTTATTCGATATTGCAATGACCAGCATTGAACGGCCAGGTACGCTCTTACCCGATAAACTTATCCAAATAACCTACGATTTTTCTTAGCATATCGCTCAGTCCTATTCGGTGTTTCGTGAGAGAACAAACGAAAACATCTGCCTCAGTTCCATTTTAACTTCAGTAGACAAAAGTTATCTTTATATCCCAGGCAATTACGGATGTTTAAGTTTTTCTTGGATAACAGGAATTGATGCAAAATTCTGAAACTATTAATGTAACGTATTTTCTAGAAACTATGCCGCATGCAAGATTTTATTTACGCTAACTAACTCGTAATTACAGAAGACTTGAAGTGCATTCCCGCAATGAAAGGAGTGGGAATCTGGATGCTGTTCTGCTTTAGTTTGGTAAGGTTCATTTCAAGCGATTTGAATGCGCTTAATGGACAGCATTTGGTCGTCGGGACgcaggtattattattattaacatttcattaatCTTTGTCTTAACTTTTATGAAACATGCTAaacacttaaaaaacaaaaaaaaatcatcttttAAGGTAACATTGGTTCACCTTTACGTGGTGAGAAACAGTTCCGGCTATATCACTGAAATGAAAGGTGTAACAGCCGAGACTATCAAAGTTTTGTCGCAACGCTTTAATTTTACGTAAGccgttttcatgtttttcttttaccgtTATCAATTAATCATCCACTTTGTTTTGGTCAACAGATACTCGGTTCTGCAAGTAAACGATAGTCTTATAGAAAGGCAAAATGAAACTCTGCTAGGCCTCGCTTACTATATTGCAAACGGAGTACACTACTTTCACATTTAAGgtctttattcaattttcaatttgatttccgTTCGTTTCAGAAATGCGACGTAATCATTGGACCCATAGTGACGACGCCTAAACGATCCAACACTATGGAATTTGCTAGCGGATTCATGTACACATCTGGTGCTCTTCTAATTCCTATGCCAGAGCCTTTGGACAATGTAGCTGCCGTTGCGAAACCTTTCCAGTTATTGGTAACAAAAAGACTACATGtaatcaattaattaaaagaaaactatTTGATATTGGAAAATAGGTTTGGATCGCAATATTGATTGCAATGCCCATAACGACCATCGCAATCTACTTTTTCATTCGTCCGATAAACTGTATGGAGAATGTTGCCATGGAACAATCGGTCGACGGAAGGATCCGTCGTATTCCACAGACTGCTGGTCGAGTATTCTTTGAGATTTTCCGAATTATCATAAACCAAGGTAGGTTGATTTGTTTCTGCCGTGTTAATCACATTTATCAAACATTTTATGTTCGCAGGAGGATACTTTCCTGGAATGCGAATTGCCGTTTATTTTGTTGCGGGTTCTTGGTGTTTGGGCGCCTTGGTTCTTGTTTGTTCCTACAGCAGTCTCTTGACGTCTTACGTCTTGGGCTCAAACGCTGAACTGCTGGTTGATTCACTCGAAAACCTTGCTGCAGACTCAAACGTCAAACTTGTTGTTGACAAAGGGCTTGCTGTAGATATCGTCGTTTCGGTAACTGAAATCGAAAGGAAATAATTGAACTAATTATTGAAccttttttgtaaattaatcCAGGCTGCGGCAGATGGACTCTACAAACAACTGGGCGATAAAATGCGATCTCAGTCGAAATCCCGTTGTGTGTCGTTTACTGAATGCATTGAACTCGTGAAGTCTGGATCTTACACTTACCTAAatgtaaatatattttaatcaattaaaaaccCAAGATTGAATCCAGCTAGATTTTGAATTGAGATCAGGACTAGTTATATGCATTAAAAATAGGGTCTTGAAGTAATTCTCAACGCCATCGATGAGGATTACAAGACCACTGGAAAATGCAATCTCGCATTAGCCAGGAAACCGGAATCGGTTCCCGGATCGTTGGGTTGGGCACTGCCCAAAAAGAGTCCCTACACGAGTTCGTTCACCAAAGG
This sequence is a window from Daphnia pulicaria isolate SC F1-1A chromosome 7, SC_F0-13Bv2, whole genome shotgun sequence. Protein-coding genes within it:
- the LOC124350620 gene encoding glutamate receptor ionotropic, NMDA 3B-like → MVIRPKSDSMSAVISKDLKCIPAMKGVGIWMLFCFSLVRFISSDLNALNGQHLVVGTQVTLVHLYVVRNSSGYITEMKGVTAETIKVLSQRFNFTYSVLQVNDSLIERQNETLLGLAYYIANGKCDVIIGPIVTTPKRSNTMEFASGFMYTSGALLIPMPEPLDNVAAVAKPFQLLVWIAILIAMPITTIAIYFFIRPINCMENVAMEQSVDGRIRRIPQTAGRVFFEIFRIIINQGGYFPGMRIAVYFVAGSWCLGALVLVCSYSSLLTSYVLGSNAELLVDSLENLAADSNVKLVVDKGLAVDIVVSAAADGLYKQLGDKMRSQSKSRCVSFTECIELVKSGSYTYLNGLEVILNAIDEDYKTTGKCNLALARKPESVPGSLGWALPKKSPYTSSFTKGFMELHQAGLIEMWTERELQKRRNVTYCLNEARNRQQRKITNNLTKITLKNFSGAFYVLIIGYFLSLICFIGENVYFKLSKHQKSSTDCLELEIKVGQHQDLSIQDQAEGSTIIQAKDKI